In a genomic window of Flavobacterium sp. KACC 22761:
- a CDS encoding UDP-N-acetylmuramate--L-alanine ligase: MKTHFIAIGGSAMHNLALALHNKGYQVTGSDDAIFEPSKSRLEKKGILPAELGWFPEKITADIDAIILGMHAKADNPELLKAQELGLKIYSYPEFLYEQSKNKTRVVIGGSHGKTTITSMILHVMHYHNIAVDYMVGAQLEGFDTMVHLTEENDFMVLEGDEYLSSPIDRRPKFHLYQPNIALISGIAWDHINVFPTYENYVEQFEIFIQKITNGGILVYNENDPEVKRVAEAATNPIRKLAYSTPNYKVSDGVTLLATPEGDMPIEVFGAHNLNNLAGAKWICQNMGVDEADFYEAIASFKGASKRLEKIAEGKGKVAYKDFAHSPSKVAATTKAVKEQYPNRTLVACLELHTYSSLNAEFLKEYEGALEYADVAVVFYSPDAVKIKQLEEVTYEQIAKAFNREDLVIYTNPAEFKEYLFNLNLDNSALLLMSSGNYGGLNFDEVKGLIN, encoded by the coding sequence ATGAAGACACATTTCATCGCGATAGGCGGAAGTGCGATGCACAACTTGGCATTAGCATTGCATAACAAGGGATATCAAGTTACAGGAAGTGACGATGCTATTTTTGAACCATCAAAATCAAGATTAGAGAAAAAAGGAATTTTGCCAGCTGAACTAGGTTGGTTTCCAGAAAAAATAACTGCAGATATTGATGCAATCATTTTAGGAATGCATGCAAAAGCAGATAACCCAGAATTGCTAAAAGCGCAGGAATTGGGGTTGAAAATCTACTCATATCCAGAATTTTTATACGAGCAATCTAAAAATAAAACACGTGTTGTAATTGGTGGTTCACACGGAAAAACAACAATCACTTCGATGATTTTGCACGTAATGCATTACCATAATATTGCAGTTGACTATATGGTTGGCGCGCAATTGGAAGGTTTTGACACTATGGTGCATTTGACTGAAGAAAATGATTTTATGGTTTTAGAAGGTGATGAATATTTGTCTTCGCCAATTGACAGACGCCCGAAATTTCATTTGTATCAACCGAACATTGCCTTGATTTCTGGAATTGCATGGGATCATATCAATGTGTTTCCAACGTATGAAAATTATGTGGAGCAATTTGAGATTTTTATTCAAAAAATTACGAATGGAGGAATTTTGGTTTACAATGAAAATGATCCAGAAGTAAAACGCGTTGCCGAAGCTGCGACAAATCCAATTCGCAAATTAGCGTATTCAACTCCAAATTATAAAGTTAGCGATGGAGTAACTTTATTAGCAACTCCAGAAGGTGATATGCCAATCGAAGTTTTTGGCGCACACAATTTGAATAATTTGGCTGGAGCCAAATGGATTTGCCAAAATATGGGCGTTGATGAAGCCGATTTTTATGAAGCAATTGCAAGTTTTAAAGGAGCATCTAAACGTTTGGAAAAAATTGCTGAAGGAAAAGGAAAAGTAGCTTATAAAGATTTTGCGCATTCACCAAGCAAAGTTGCGGCAACAACAAAAGCGGTAAAAGAGCAATATCCTAACCGAACATTAGTGGCTTGTTTAGAACTTCATACGTACAGCAGTTTAAATGCTGAATTTTTGAAAGAATATGAAGGCGCGTTAGAATATGCTGATGTTGCAGTAGTTTTTTATTCGCCAGATGCTGTAAAAATCAAACAGCTTGAAGAAGTAACTTACGAACAAATTGCAAAAGCATTTAATCGTGAAGATCTTGTGATATATACAAATCCGGCTGAATTCAAAGAATATTTGTTCAATTTGAATTTAGATAATTCGGCGCTTTTATTAATGAGTTCTGGAAATTACGGAGGTTTGAATTTTGATGAAGTAAAAGGATTGATTAATTAG